From a single Rhizobium lusitanum genomic region:
- a CDS encoding helix-turn-helix domain-containing protein encodes MDDDLEIAIGARIKQLRIARGMTLDELANASAVSRAMISRIERAEASPTASLLARLCAALGLSLSAFFAEEDREVSPLSRHKDQQVWRDPETGYVRRAVSPLGMETPVDLVEVTFPAGARVSFPPNAGSKNMTQHIWLFEGEMEMTSGETVHHLKPGDCLFIPVGDGHVFHNPGGTPARYCVVLDRGRP; translated from the coding sequence ATGGATGACGATCTGGAAATCGCGATTGGCGCTCGTATCAAGCAGCTGCGCATTGCCCGCGGAATGACGCTGGATGAGCTGGCAAACGCCTCTGCGGTCAGCCGGGCGATGATCTCGCGCATCGAGCGGGCCGAAGCGAGCCCGACGGCCTCACTGCTCGCCCGGCTCTGCGCAGCACTCGGCCTGTCGCTTTCGGCTTTTTTCGCGGAAGAGGATCGGGAGGTCTCGCCGCTTTCCCGGCATAAGGATCAGCAGGTCTGGCGGGATCCGGAAACTGGCTATGTCAGGCGCGCGGTTTCGCCGTTGGGTATGGAGACGCCGGTCGATCTTGTCGAAGTCACCTTTCCCGCCGGCGCGCGCGTCAGCTTTCCGCCGAATGCGGGAAGCAAGAATATGACCCAGCATATCTGGCTGTTCGAGGGCGAGATGGAGATGACATCGGGTGAAACCGTGCATCATCTGAAGCCCGGCGACTGCCTCTTCATACCCGTCGGCGACGGCCACGTTTTTCATAATCCCGGCGGCACACCGGCGCGTTACTGCGTCGTGCTCGATCGCGGCCGGCCATAA